A stretch of the Epinephelus fuscoguttatus linkage group LG2, E.fuscoguttatus.final_Chr_v1 genome encodes the following:
- the depdc7a gene encoding DEP domain-containing protein 7: MHRTPAPGMAGKPFRATYIWSSIISNLHTHVEVKRRRHNLKSYHDCFLGSEAVDVVLAHITLNRFFGDEAVPRHKAVRLCQALMDSRVFEPVGVKVFGKEKKRATFEDSSCSLYRFLSATTGSSSPLTNAKSHSTTTIESGYDSPSMSRNKNGYSPSRERQGVLSYSTHSPAKTDKALEDVLGNLNLSSTITPQMINLGLSQELVDEVWHQQAVFRLLQLVELPLLEKLLEGKDSSRPPLNGMDSDSDLLYTSSYLDREVLKAFSEAQADEWMSGAVDCLEFLPDELVVEVSRGLASCVDDLLRCKSLLYEVLAQHYGHIQQPPLLSNHVFDIHSGISELLVNGKQEQALEALQLSLKLQDSRSREELRRLLRFMAVAAKPQEVRLHKEVENRMAVKRSFSSAIVFSRRLSKGKVDLMVLFMMDNHRDLFKIPVSLHKMVSDRIMNIVTGKDPDVITGSTYCTRMSAKAYSETAQKTTKEELWTLLRTVHENPKLSAKEKRRLLGQFYKGHPEIFVQYFGNRLSTVNMLLQ, translated from the exons CAGAGGCTGTGGACGTGGTGCTGGCACACATCACCCTGAACCGTTTCTTCGGTGATGAGGCGGTGCCCCGCCACAAGGCCGTGCGTCTCTGCCAGGCCCTGATGGACTCGAGGGTGTTTGAGCCGGTGGGCGTTAAAGTATTTGGGAAGGAAAAGAAGCGAGCCACATTCGAGGACAGTAGTTGCAGTTTGTACAGGTTCCTGAGCGCGACGACTGGCTCCTCATCACCGCTGACCAACGCCAAGTCTCACTCCACTACCACCATCGAGAGCGGCTATGACTCACCGAGCATGAGCAGGAACAAGAATGGATACAGTCCGTCACGTGAAAG ACAAGGGGTGCTGAGCTACTCCACCCACTCCCCtgcaaaaacagacaaagcactgGAGGACGTGCTGGGAAACCTCAACCTGAGCTCAACTATCACCCCTCAGATGATCAATCTCGGTCTCTCACAAGAGC TTGTGGATGAGGTGTGGCACCAACAGGCGGTGTTTAGGCTGCTGCAGCTGGTAGAGCTCCCCCTGTTGGAGAAGCTGCTTGAGGGTAAAGACTCATCGAGGCCTCCCCTGAATGGCATGGACAGTGACTCGGACCTGTTATATACATCAAGCTACCTAGACCGAGAGGTCCTCAAGGCCTTCAGTGAAGCACA GGCTGATGAGTGGATGTCGGGGGCAGTCGACTGCCTAGAGTTTCTGCCTGACGAACTGGTGGTGGAGGTGAGTCGAGGTTTGGCCAGCTGTGTTGACGACTTGCTCAGGTGTAAGAGTCTGCTCTATGAGGTCCTGGCTCAGCATTACGGACACATACAACAGCCACCTCTGCTCAGCAACCATGTTTTTGACATCCACTCTGGCATCTCGGAGCTACTAG TGAACGGCAAACAAGAGCAAGCTCTAGAGGCTCTGCAGCTGAGCCTAAAGCTGCAGGACTCCCGCAGCAGGGAGGAGCTACGCAGGCTCCTGAGATTCATGGCTGTCGCAGCCAAACCACAGGAGGTCAGACTGCACAAAGAG GTTGAGAACAGAATGGCGGTGAAAAGGTCTTTCTCAAGCGCTATCGTCTTCAGCAGAAGACTCTCCAAAGGAAAGGTGGACTTAATGGTTCTGTTCATGATGGATAACCACCGTGATCTGTTCAAA ATTCCTGTTTCATTGCACAAGATGGTCAGTGACAGAATAATGAATATTGTGACAGGGAAGGATCCAGATGTGATCACAG GATCAACATACTGCACAAGAATGAGCGCCAAGGCCTACTCAGAAACGGCACAAAAAACCACTAAAGAAGAACTCTGGACGTTACTCCGGACAGTACACGAGAACCCTAAACTCTCGGCCAAAGAAAAAAGACGGCTGCTTGGACAGTTTTATAAAGGCCACCCAGAGATTTTTGTTCAGTACTTTGGAAATAGACTGTCGACTGTCAACATGTTGCTACAGTGA
- the cstf3 gene encoding cleavage stimulation factor subunit 3 has product MSAEGTADQAAAEYIPEKVKKAEKKLEENPYDLDAWSILIREAQNQPIDKARKTYERLVAQFPSSGRFWKLFIEAEIKAKNYDKVEKLFQRCLMKVLHIDLWKCYLSYVRETKGKLPSYKEKMAQAYDFALDKIGMEIMSYQIWVDYINFLKGVEAVGSYAENQRITAVRRVYQRGCVNPMINIEQLWRDYSKYEEGINVHLAKKMIEDRSRDYMNARRVAKEYETVMKGLDRNAPSVPPQNSPQEAQQVEMWKKYIQWEKSNPLRTEDQTLITKRVMFAYEQCLLVLGHHPDIWYEAAQYLEQSSKLLAEKGDMNNSKLFSDEAANIYERAIGTLLKKNMLLYFSFADYEESRMKYEKVHSIYNKLLAIEDIDPTLVYIQYMKFARRAEGIKSGRTIFKKAREDARTRHHVYVTAALMEYYCSKDKSVAFKIFELGLKKYGDIPEYILAYIDYLSHLNEDNNTRVLFERVLTSGSLSPEKSGEIWARFLAFESNIGDLASILKVERRRFSAFKDEYEGKETALLVDRYKFMDLYPCSASELKALGYKDVSRAKLASLLPETVVTPSAPTLKDEADRKPEYPKPDTNQMIPFQPRHLAPPGLHPVPGGVFPVPPAAVVLMKLLPPPTCFTGPFVQVEELMETFRRCTLPETVDAAVELITGKQPDAGGEGNGSMENHAVAKSLKRPNADSDEEDDKGAVAPPIHDIYRARQQKRIR; this is encoded by the exons ATGTCCGCCGAGGGAACAGCCGAccag gCGGCGGCAGAGTATATTCCTGAGAAGGTGAAGAAGGCAGAGAAGAAGTTGGAAGAAAACCCATATGACCTTGACGCATGGAGCATTCTGATTCGAGAAGCACAG AACCAACCCATAGATAAAGCAAGGAAGACATATGAGCGACTTGTCGCACAGTTCCCAAGTTCTGGCAGATTCTGGAAACTATTCATTGAAGCTGag ATCAAGGCTAAAAACTATGACAAGGTAGAAAAG TTGTTTCAGAGATGCCTAATGAAAGTCTTGCACATTGACCTGTGGAAATGTTACCTCTCATATGTTCGAGAGACCAAAGGGAAGCTGCCCAGTTACAA AGAGAAGATGGCCCAGGCGTATGACTTCGCCCTGGATAAAATTGGCATGGAAATCATGTCTTATCAG atTTGGGTGGACTACATCAACTTCCTCAAAGGAGT TGAGGCTGTGGGCTCGTACGCAGAGAACCAACGGATCACTGCGGTACGGAGGGTGTACCAGAGGGGCTGTGTGAACCCCATGATCAACATCGAGCAGCTCTGGAGAGATTACAGCAAATATGAGGAG GGAATCAATGTGCACTTGGCCAAAAAGATGATTGAGGACCGAAGTAGAGactacatgaatgccaggagGGTGGCAAAG GAGTATGAGACTGTGATGAAGGGGCTGGACAGGAATGCACCCTCAGTGCCGCCCCAGAACTCCCCTCAGGAAGCACAGCAAGTAGAGATGTGGAAGAAGTACATCCAGTGGGAGAAAAGCAACCCACTGCGCACAGAAGACCAGACCCTCATCACAAAGAGAG TGATGTTTGCATATGAGCAGTGTCTGCTGGTGCTTGGCCACCATCCTGACATATGGTATGAGGCAGCACAGTACCTGGAGCAGTCCAGCAAGCTGCTAGCAGAGAAAGGG GATATGAATAATTCCAAGCTGTTTAGTGACGAGGCAGCTAACATCTACGAACGTGCCATCGGGACTCTCCTGAAGAAGAACATGCTGCTCTACTTTTCCTTCGCCGACTATGAAGAA AGTCGCATGAAGTACGAGAAGGTCCACAGCATCTATAACAAGCTGCTGGCCATCGAGGACATTGACCCCACGCTGGTCTACATTCAGTACATGAAGTTTGCCAGGAGGGCAGAGGGCATCAAGTCAGGTCGCACCATCTTCAAAAAGGCCAGGGAAGATGCTCGCACACGTCACCATGTGTACGTGACAGCAGCACTGATGGAGTACTACTGCAGCAAG GATAAATCGGTGGCCTTCAAGATTTTTGAGCTTGGTTTGAAGAAGTACGGTGACATTCCAGAGTACATACTGGCGTACATTGATTACCTCTCACACCTTAATG aGGATAACAACACCAGAGTTCTGTTTGAACGTGTCCTCACCTCAGGGAGCTTGTCACCAGAAAAGTCAGG CGAGATCTGGGCTCGGTTCCTGGCCTTCGAGAGCAACATAGGAGACCTGGCCAGTATCCTGAAAGTGGAGCGCAGGCGATTCAGTGCTTTCAAGGACGAGTACGAGGGCAAAGAAACAGCCTTGCTTGTAGATAGATACAAGTTCATGGACCTGTATCCCTGCTCTGCTAGTGAACTCAAGGCCCTTGGTTACAAG GATGTGTCTCGTGCCAAACTGGCATCACTGCTCCCAGAGACTGTGGTGACGCCCTCTGCGCCTACACTAAAGGATGAAGCAGACCGCAAACCTGAGTACCCAAAGCCTGACACCAATCAGATGATCCCCTTCCAGCCACGTCACCTTGCCC CTCCAGGTCTACACCCTGTTCCTGGTGGAGTTTTCCCAGTCCCCCCGGCTGCTGTTGTACTAATGAAGCTGCTCCCCCCGCCTACGTGCTTCACT GGTCCCTTTGTTCAAGTGGAAGAGCTCATGGAAACATTCAGGAGATGCACACTTCCTGAGA CTGTTGATGCTGCTGTAGAGCTGATCACTGGTAAACAGCCCGATGCAGGAGGGGAGGGCAATGGATCCATGGAGAACCATGCCGTCGCTAAGTCACTCAAGAGGCCTAACGCAGACTCTGACGAGGAGGATGACAAAGGAGCCGTGGCTCCGCCCATACACGACATCTACCGCGCACGCCAGCAGAAGAGGATTCGATAA